TTTGTCCCGATGTTCTTCGGTATCCCGAACCTCGATTTTATCGAGGCATCGGGATAGTTTGGGAAAATTTTTACGAAATAAAAATTTTAAGGGGGCGATTTGGTTTCGACAGGTATATATTAAACCTGTGCTCGCAGGCCGAGGTGCCATTGGCTCGTATAAACAAATGGTAAAACATAAACGCTAATAACGAATTAGCATTAGCCGCCTAGTCGCGGCTGACTGGGCAGGTTCCCGCCTGGGGAATTTGCCTGGTAAAAAATAAGCAGGATAGTCTTATTCTTTTACCTTGAGGAGTAAGATGAAAATCCTAAGGTTAGCTTTTTTTCTATTCCGCCGAAGTGAAGAGAAGAAAAGTGAAATATAAAAACTTTGGATAAGCCTGTAGGATACCAGATTTAATTATTCTTGGACGCGGGTTCAATTCCCGCCGCCTCCACCATGAGACTTTGAGACTTTAGTTGAGACTTTAGAGGGAGACTTTAGGGACGTTGTTTCCCAGAGTAAGTTAAATATTGACAAAGCATGTAAGTAGGGATATAATACTGCTCATGCCAAGACAAGCGAGATTAGATGCCACTGGTGGTTTGCATCATATAATGATCAGGGGCATAAATAAATCAGATATTTTTATAGACGATGAAGACCGGGTTAAATTTTTAGAACGAATGGGGCAAAATGTAATTGAAGGCAAATGTTCAATATATGCCTGGGTTTTGATGAAAAACCATGTCCATATTTTGTTTAAAACCGGAGAAGAAGGTATATCCGCGGTAATGCGGAAACTTTTGACCTGGTATGCTCAATATTTCAATCGCAGGCATAAAAGGACCGGCCATTTATTTGAAAACCGTTATAAATCGATATTGTGTGAAGAGGAAAATTATTTGCTTACGCTTGTAAGATATATACATCTAAATCCTGTACGGGCGAGGATTGTAAATAACCTGGATGATCTGGATAAATACCGATGGTGCGGCCATCACGCGTTTATTGCGAATTTAAAATATAAATGGATGGATAAAGATTATATCCTCTCTGAATTTAGTAATAAGAAAAGAACTGCGGGAAAGGCTTACCATAAATTCATTGAGGAAGGATTGAATAAGGGTTATAAGGAAGAATTGTCAGGCGGCGGTTTAATCAGAAGTGCCGGTGGATGGTCGAAGGTTTTATCAATGAGGACCCGAAATGAAAGAGTTGAGTTTGATGAAAGAATTCTTGGAGGGAATGAATTTGTCCATAATATTCTAAAAGAAGCAGAGGAAAAAGAAATAAGGCAATTAAAGCTTCGCCGGAT
Above is a genomic segment from bacterium containing:
- a CDS encoding transposase translates to MPRQARLDATGGLHHIMIRGINKSDIFIDDEDRVKFLERMGQNVIEGKCSIYAWVLMKNHVHILFKTGEEGISAVMRKLLTWYAQYFNRRHKRTGHLFENRYKSILCEEENYLLTLVRYIHLNPVRARIVNNLDDLDKYRWCGHHAFIANLKYKWMDKDYILSEFSNKKRTAGKAYHKFIEEGLNKGYKEELSGGGLIRSAGGWSKVLSMRTRNERVEFDERILGGNEFVHNILKEAEEKEIRQLKLRRMGKNIINIIEEECKKSGVNPIELKSGSRRKKVSQVRAIIANRSIKELGISIAEVARHLGVNTSAISRVIVI